In one Lysobacter alkalisoli genomic region, the following are encoded:
- the hflC gene encoding protease modulator HflC, which yields MRAPIWIAVIVAALFTLLGSVFVVKEGETAIVLNLGRVARADIGPGLHFKVPLIENAVVFDRRLQVLDTSPERYLTSERKDVAVDFFSIGLINDATAFFRATGGDESIAVARLVPIVKDSLRNEINARTLVQVVSGDRAELIEAQLDKINEGAATLGIRIVDLRIKQIDLPTDSEVITNVYARMSAQRRQVASALRAQGEEQAREIRAEADREQTVTLADAERDAQRLRGQGDAEAAQTYAGAANKDPTFYAFQRSLEAYRVAFADGQALMVLDQDDEFLRYLEKDR from the coding sequence ATGAGAGCTCCCATTTGGATCGCCGTGATTGTCGCGGCGCTGTTCACCCTGCTCGGTTCGGTCTTCGTGGTGAAGGAGGGTGAGACCGCCATCGTCCTCAACCTCGGCCGTGTCGCCCGTGCCGACATCGGTCCCGGCCTGCATTTCAAGGTGCCGCTGATCGAGAATGCGGTGGTGTTCGACCGCCGCCTGCAGGTGCTTGACACCTCTCCCGAGCGCTACCTGACCTCCGAACGCAAGGACGTGGCCGTCGACTTCTTCTCGATCGGCCTGATCAACGACGCTACCGCATTTTTCCGTGCCACCGGCGGCGACGAGAGCATCGCGGTCGCGCGCCTGGTGCCGATCGTCAAGGACTCGCTGCGCAACGAGATCAACGCCCGTACCCTGGTGCAGGTGGTGTCCGGCGACCGCGCCGAGCTCATCGAGGCGCAGTTGGACAAGATCAACGAGGGTGCGGCCACGCTGGGCATCCGCATCGTCGACCTGCGCATCAAGCAGATCGACCTGCCCACCGACAGCGAGGTCATCACCAACGTCTACGCGCGCATGAGCGCCCAGCGCCGCCAGGTCGCCAGTGCGCTGCGGGCGCAGGGCGAGGAGCAGGCCCGGGAAATCCGCGCCGAGGCCGATCGCGAGCAGACCGTGACCCTCGCCGATGCCGAGCGCGATGCCCAGCGCCTGCGCGGCCAGGGCGACGCCGAGGCCGCGCAGACCTACGCCGGGGCGGCCAACAAGGATCCGACGTTCTACGCCTTCCAGCGGAGTCTGGAGGCCTACCGCGTCGCGTTCGCTGACGGCCAGGCGCTGATGGTGCTCGACCAGGACGACGAGTTCCTGCGTTACCTCGAAAAAGACCGCTGA
- a CDS encoding SDR family oxidoreductase, protein MATKKTPKKSERTGKAVRSSSPPKAEPPDASASARTAKAVARRHRSLQEKAEVANEKASRQESKSDKAVQAGTRKQPTPPMPAQNLDKPGMERDLRVAPRYDAPDYRGSGKLEGMKAIVTGGDSGIGRAVAVLFAREGADVAVFYLSETADAKATAKAVEGEGRRCYLHAGDVKDSRFCKRAVDRAVKQLGGLDVLVNNAAFQQHVDRIEDLSDAQLEETLGTNIAGYFHMARAAIPHLGKGGSIINSGSETALFGSGGLLDYSATKGAIHAFTKSLAAQLLDRGIRVNAVAPGPVWTPLNPADRTAKEVAAFGKDSDMGRPAQPEEVSPAYVFLASPVMSSYVSGVILPVMGGPRG, encoded by the coding sequence ATGGCAACCAAGAAGACACCAAAGAAAAGCGAACGCACGGGGAAGGCTGTCCGATCTTCATCGCCGCCGAAGGCGGAGCCGCCTGATGCCAGCGCGAGCGCGCGCACGGCAAAGGCGGTGGCACGCCGTCACCGCAGCCTGCAGGAGAAGGCAGAGGTAGCCAACGAGAAGGCCTCCAGACAAGAATCGAAGTCGGACAAGGCTGTCCAGGCCGGCACCCGAAAGCAGCCGACACCACCCATGCCGGCCCAGAATCTCGACAAGCCGGGCATGGAGCGCGACCTGCGAGTGGCACCACGCTACGACGCGCCGGACTATCGAGGAAGCGGCAAGCTGGAAGGAATGAAGGCGATCGTGACCGGAGGCGATTCGGGCATCGGGCGTGCGGTGGCGGTGCTGTTCGCGCGCGAAGGTGCCGACGTGGCGGTGTTCTATCTGAGCGAGACCGCCGACGCCAAGGCAACCGCCAAGGCGGTAGAGGGCGAAGGACGTCGTTGCTATCTGCATGCCGGGGATGTCAAGGACAGCCGGTTCTGCAAACGGGCGGTCGATCGCGCGGTGAAGCAACTTGGCGGGCTCGATGTGCTGGTCAACAACGCCGCCTTCCAGCAACACGTCGACAGGATCGAAGATCTCTCCGACGCCCAGCTGGAGGAGACGCTGGGGACCAACATCGCGGGCTACTTCCATATGGCGCGGGCGGCGATTCCGCATCTCGGCAAGGGGGGCAGCATCATCAACAGCGGGTCGGAAACGGCCCTGTTCGGCAGCGGAGGCTTGCTCGACTACTCTGCGACCAAGGGTGCGATCCATGCCTTTACAAAGAGCCTGGCCGCGCAGCTGCTCGATCGTGGCATCCGGGTCAACGCTGTCGCTCCGGGGCCGGTCTGGACACCGCTCAATCCTGCCGACCGTACCGCGAAGGAGGTCGCCGCCTTTGGCAAAGACAGCGACATGGGGCGCCCCGCGCAGCCGGAGGAGGTGTCACCGGCATATGTTTTCCTGGCATCGCCGGTGATGTCGTCCTATGTCAGCGGCGTGATACTGCCGGTGATGGGCGGACCACGTGGATGA
- a CDS encoding DUF2065 domain-containing protein has product MGSDLLAAVCLVAVLEGLFLFAAPRGWKQAVEQMLSMPDRQLRVIGAICIGAGLLALWWVRQGG; this is encoded by the coding sequence GTGGGCTCGGATCTGCTCGCGGCGGTCTGTCTGGTCGCCGTGCTGGAGGGCCTGTTCCTGTTCGCCGCCCCGCGCGGCTGGAAGCAGGCCGTCGAGCAGATGCTGTCCATGCCTGACCGCCAGTTGCGGGTGATCGGCGCCATCTGCATCGGCGCCGGCCTGCTGGCGCTGTGGTGGGTGCGGCAGGGCGGCTGA
- a CDS encoding hemerythrin domain-containing protein produces the protein MSETLYEALRESHEIQRSLLRKLLRSKPGTQARISLFRELRIELEAHEAAEERYLYVPMLMDDMGLDSSRHALHEHHEIDELVADVQALDSAGEAWLDKARELSHQVHHHLREEEKKFFQVSGKVLSATQKTRLARSYRLDYERMHRKLSAY, from the coding sequence ATGAGCGAGACACTCTACGAAGCACTTCGAGAGAGCCACGAGATCCAGCGCTCACTGCTCCGCAAGCTTCTGCGTTCGAAGCCAGGCACCCAGGCACGCATCAGCCTTTTCCGGGAGTTGCGTATCGAACTTGAAGCGCACGAGGCCGCGGAGGAACGCTACCTCTATGTACCCATGCTGATGGACGACATGGGACTGGATTCCAGTCGCCACGCCCTGCACGAGCACCATGAGATCGACGAGCTTGTTGCGGATGTGCAGGCGCTCGACAGCGCCGGCGAGGCCTGGCTGGACAAGGCCAGGGAGTTGTCCCATCAGGTCCACCACCACCTGCGCGAGGAAGAAAAGAAGTTCTTCCAGGTCTCCGGCAAGGTACTCAGCGCCACGCAGAAAACCCGACTGGCGAGGAGCTATCGCCTCGACTACGAACGGATGCACCGGAAACTTTCCGCATACTAG
- a CDS encoding tetratricopeptide repeat protein: MAADPVMEQMMVWERYPLAHAARIAERSLAAEIALAAKDHDAAIIALREAVVIEDAIPYDEPPGWHAPTRHALGAALLDAGRAGEAEAVYREELRRNPGNGWSLYGLARSLEAEGRNDEAQRVDGDFGLAWANADVKLPASRF; encoded by the coding sequence TTGGCCGCCGACCCGGTGATGGAGCAGATGATGGTCTGGGAGCGCTATCCGCTCGCCCATGCCGCGCGCATCGCCGAACGTTCGCTGGCCGCAGAAATCGCCCTTGCCGCGAAAGATCACGATGCCGCGATCATCGCGCTGCGCGAAGCGGTGGTGATCGAGGATGCGATTCCCTACGACGAGCCGCCCGGCTGGCATGCCCCGACCCGCCACGCACTCGGTGCCGCCCTGCTCGATGCAGGCCGGGCCGGCGAAGCCGAGGCCGTCTATCGCGAGGAGCTGCGACGCAATCCCGGCAACGGCTGGTCGCTGTACGGCCTGGCCCGCAGCCTGGAAGCCGAGGGACGCAACGACGAGGCGCAACGCGTCGACGGCGACTTCGGACTGGCCTGGGCCAACGCCGATGTGAAGCTGCCGGCTTCGCGGTTCTGA
- a CDS encoding MFS transporter produces MRPERLLPLIVATALFIENMDSTAIATSLPQMAADLGVEAVSLKLALTTYMLALAVFIPVSGWVADRFGARPTFMAAIAVFLLGSLACAVSGSLGELVAARFLQGMGGAMMVPVGRLVLLRSVPKPELVRALSWLTIPALLGPMLGPVLGGFITTYSHWRFIFLINIPMGLLGIWLAWRHVPLLRSKVGPLDWRGFILTSSGLALAIFGFATMGRHLVSTPVAVGCVLLGLVALALYGLHARRHPHPLLRLDLFRLSTFRIGVLGGSLFRIGIGATPFLLPLMLQMSFGLNPLQSGLLTFTSAAGAMFMKTLAARIIHRFGFRPVLVANALLASLFLCGFGLFRADTPYPLIVGVLLASGCFRSLQFTSLNAIVYADVDDARMSQASSLAAMAQQVSLAMGITIGGSALSVASVASGQPMDAAINFGFAFLTVGLISASSVLMMLRLSPDAGAEMSGRARPGEEVTEPKPTGRPGT; encoded by the coding sequence TTGAGACCCGAACGCCTGCTGCCCCTGATCGTCGCGACTGCGCTTTTCATCGAGAACATGGACTCGACCGCGATCGCAACCTCGCTTCCGCAGATGGCGGCTGACCTGGGGGTGGAAGCGGTGTCGCTGAAGCTGGCGTTGACCACCTACATGCTGGCGCTGGCGGTGTTCATCCCGGTCAGCGGCTGGGTGGCGGACCGGTTCGGCGCGCGGCCGACGTTCATGGCCGCGATCGCGGTGTTCCTGCTCGGCTCGCTGGCCTGCGCGGTATCCGGGTCGCTCGGCGAGCTGGTCGCGGCGCGATTCCTGCAGGGCATGGGCGGGGCGATGATGGTGCCGGTCGGGCGTCTGGTGCTGTTGCGCAGCGTGCCCAAGCCCGAACTGGTGCGCGCGCTGAGCTGGCTGACCATTCCCGCCTTGTTGGGGCCGATGCTGGGGCCGGTGCTGGGCGGCTTCATCACCACCTACAGCCACTGGCGCTTCATCTTCCTGATCAACATCCCGATGGGCCTGCTCGGGATCTGGCTGGCGTGGCGGCACGTGCCGCTGTTGCGATCCAAGGTGGGGCCGCTGGACTGGCGCGGATTCATCCTGACCAGTTCCGGGCTGGCACTGGCGATCTTCGGATTCGCGACCATGGGCCGGCACCTGGTCAGCACGCCTGTCGCGGTGGGCTGCGTGTTGCTGGGCCTGGTGGCACTGGCCCTGTACGGACTGCATGCGCGGCGGCATCCGCATCCGTTGCTGCGGCTCGATCTGTTTCGACTGTCGACATTCCGAATCGGCGTGCTCGGCGGTTCGCTGTTCCGCATCGGCATCGGCGCCACGCCGTTCCTGCTGCCGTTGATGCTGCAGATGAGCTTCGGACTCAACCCGCTGCAGTCCGGGCTGCTGACCTTCACCTCGGCTGCGGGCGCGATGTTCATGAAGACGCTGGCGGCGCGGATCATCCATCGCTTCGGCTTCCGACCGGTGCTGGTGGCCAACGCGCTGCTGGCGTCGCTGTTCCTGTGCGGGTTCGGCCTGTTCCGCGCCGATACTCCATACCCGCTGATCGTCGGCGTGCTGCTGGCCAGCGGGTGTTTCCGCTCGTTGCAGTTCACCAGCCTCAACGCCATCGTCTATGCCGATGTCGACGATGCGCGCATGAGCCAGGCCAGCAGCCTGGCGGCGATGGCCCAGCAGGTATCGCTGGCGATGGGCATCACCATAGGAGGCTCCGCATTGAGCGTGGCGAGCGTGGCCAGCGGACAGCCGATGGACGCGGCGATCAACTTCGGTTTCGCGTTCCTGACCGTGGGCCTGATCTCGGCCAGCTCGGTGTTGATGATGCTGCGACTGTCGCCGGATGCCGGTGCCGAGATGTCGGGACGCGCTCGGCCGGGCGAGGAGGTCACCGAACCGAAGCCGACGGGCCGGCCGGGAACCTGA
- a CDS encoding ABC1 kinase family protein — protein sequence MDKQHDAPLDADASGNAMSNRTRIIRFMFRYRRLGLFHGLALDTHAVGKDVGEGPPEKFVEDLEALGPTFIKLGQMLSTRPDMVPPAYASALERMQEDVAPVPFHHIRETVESELGVRIGKAFKSFEETPLGCASLAQVHRATLRDGTKVAVKVQKPRIAQRLRADLDLLANLALAVDRFTDLGGSVRFVEWLTEFRRAVLAELDYVAEAENLERFRGHLHRYRELTVPRPVWDYTRSRILTMELVQGTNVGHVSGMRRTEQSMAPLAKALVRAYLDQVFVHGEIHADPHPGNLRITADGRLAIFDLGMVANVPPRQRDRLMKLLFAAVDGRGEQVADELIGLSTRLPEFDQSRFLREVAQLVSRYAAHAGSMSEGRVVLDLVRISASTGLRTPPELGLLGKTLLNLDAVCQLLSPELNTQALVEDHLEHVMRARLRKSFSSPNIAAEMMEIQSLLREGPRRLSDILSLLADNRLQVRMTGLEESHLMESLQKIANRICAGVVVASLILASSMLMDADGGIRLWGYPAIALVLFLVAAALGLGIIGSALIGDRRAPRREERPPQ from the coding sequence ATGGACAAGCAGCACGACGCCCCCCTTGACGCGGATGCGTCCGGCAACGCCATGTCGAACAGGACACGCATCATCAGGTTCATGTTCCGTTACCGGCGCCTTGGACTGTTCCACGGACTTGCACTGGATACGCACGCGGTCGGCAAGGACGTCGGGGAGGGACCTCCCGAGAAATTCGTCGAGGATCTCGAGGCACTCGGTCCGACTTTCATCAAGCTGGGGCAGATGCTGTCCACCAGGCCGGACATGGTGCCTCCGGCCTACGCCAGCGCACTGGAACGCATGCAGGAGGACGTGGCTCCGGTTCCGTTCCACCATATCCGCGAAACGGTCGAGTCCGAACTGGGCGTACGCATCGGCAAGGCCTTCAAGTCCTTCGAGGAAACACCGCTGGGTTGTGCATCGCTGGCCCAGGTCCATCGCGCCACCCTGCGGGACGGTACCAAGGTCGCGGTGAAGGTTCAGAAGCCCAGGATCGCCCAAAGGCTGCGCGCGGATCTCGACCTGCTGGCCAACCTCGCCCTGGCCGTCGACCGGTTCACTGATCTGGGTGGCAGCGTCAGGTTCGTCGAATGGTTGACCGAGTTCCGCAGGGCGGTGCTCGCCGAGCTGGACTATGTCGCGGAGGCGGAGAACCTCGAACGCTTCCGCGGGCACCTGCATCGCTACCGTGAGCTGACCGTTCCTCGCCCGGTATGGGATTACACGCGTTCAAGAATCCTGACGATGGAACTGGTCCAGGGCACCAACGTGGGGCATGTGTCCGGCATGCGTCGTACCGAGCAATCCATGGCGCCGCTGGCCAAGGCCCTGGTGCGTGCCTATCTCGACCAGGTGTTCGTGCACGGCGAGATCCATGCCGACCCCCACCCCGGAAACCTGCGCATCACCGCGGATGGACGGTTGGCGATCTTCGATCTGGGAATGGTCGCGAACGTGCCGCCGCGACAGCGGGACCGTCTCATGAAGCTGCTGTTCGCGGCAGTCGACGGTCGTGGCGAACAGGTGGCCGACGAGCTGATCGGCCTGAGCACGAGACTTCCGGAGTTCGACCAGTCGCGCTTCCTGCGCGAGGTCGCGCAGCTGGTCAGCCGATACGCTGCGCATGCCGGCTCGATGTCGGAGGGGCGCGTGGTACTCGACCTTGTTCGCATTTCCGCCTCGACCGGCCTGCGCACGCCGCCCGAGCTTGGCCTGCTGGGCAAGACCCTGCTCAATCTCGACGCTGTCTGTCAGTTGCTGTCGCCGGAACTGAATACCCAGGCCCTGGTCGAGGACCACCTGGAACACGTGATGAGGGCACGACTGCGAAAATCGTTCTCGTCGCCCAACATTGCCGCGGAGATGATGGAGATCCAGTCGTTGCTGCGCGAAGGGCCGCGCAGGCTGAGCGACATCCTGTCGCTCCTGGCGGACAACCGCCTGCAGGTGCGGATGACGGGGTTGGAAGAATCGCATCTGATGGAAAGCCTGCAGAAGATCGCCAATCGCATCTGCGCCGGCGTGGTCGTGGCTTCGCTGATCCTGGCCTCGTCGATGCTGATGGACGCGGACGGCGGCATCAGGCTGTGGGGATATCCGGCGATCGCCCTTGTGCTGTTCCTGGTGGCGGCAGCGCTGGGCCTGGGAATCATAGGAAGCGCATTGATCGGCGACCGCCGTGCACCGCGACGCGAAGAACGGCCGCCCCAATGA
- the hflK gene encoding FtsH protease activity modulator HflK, whose product MAWNTPGNNNSGGGNSGGSRPPRRQRPGGNGLDVIVDQLRGIFGGSGGGGNIGRWLLIAAALFLAFNSFVLIAETQRGVVLRFGQFARVMQPGPHLKLPWPFERVIKVDATRIRTMNDNVPVLTSDENIVHVEINVQYQVGGDPQVFLFGTRNADEVLRQAALSTMREQVGRSTLDTVLGARGALAVTSREQLQASLDTYRTGLVVTELNLPNARPPEQVKPAFDDVNSAQQERERLISEARAYAAKVVPEARGEAARVRTEAEGYKEAVIARAQGDAERFSLLVDEYKKAPEVTRKRLWLETVQRVMAENRKIVGGDSRQLIYTQMGEVGRGTSATPPLRPEVLAPSVVTPEPASSSRSGRASRPAGREEARR is encoded by the coding sequence ATGGCCTGGAATACCCCTGGCAACAACAACTCCGGCGGCGGCAATTCCGGCGGGAGCCGGCCGCCACGGCGGCAACGACCCGGTGGCAATGGGCTCGACGTCATTGTCGACCAGCTCCGTGGCATCTTCGGCGGCAGTGGCGGTGGCGGCAACATCGGCCGCTGGCTGCTGATTGCGGCGGCGCTGTTCCTTGCCTTCAACAGCTTCGTGCTGATCGCCGAAACCCAGCGCGGGGTGGTGTTGCGCTTCGGCCAGTTTGCGCGCGTGATGCAGCCCGGCCCGCACCTCAAGTTGCCGTGGCCGTTTGAACGCGTGATCAAGGTCGATGCGACCCGCATCCGCACCATGAACGACAACGTGCCGGTGCTGACCAGCGACGAGAACATCGTCCATGTCGAGATCAACGTGCAATACCAGGTCGGCGGCGATCCACAGGTGTTCCTGTTCGGTACCCGCAACGCCGACGAGGTCCTGCGCCAGGCCGCGCTCAGCACCATGCGCGAGCAGGTCGGCCGCTCCACCCTCGACACCGTGCTCGGTGCCCGTGGCGCGCTGGCGGTGACCTCGCGCGAGCAGCTGCAGGCCTCGCTCGACACCTACCGCACCGGACTGGTCGTGACTGAACTCAACCTGCCCAACGCGCGTCCGCCGGAGCAGGTCAAGCCGGCGTTCGACGACGTCAACAGCGCCCAGCAGGAACGCGAGCGCCTGATCAGCGAGGCCCGCGCCTATGCCGCCAAGGTGGTGCCCGAGGCGCGAGGCGAGGCCGCCCGCGTGCGGACCGAGGCCGAGGGCTACAAGGAGGCCGTCATCGCCCGCGCCCAGGGTGATGCCGAACGCTTCTCGCTGCTGGTCGACGAGTACAAGAAGGCGCCCGAGGTCACCCGCAAGCGCCTGTGGCTGGAGACCGTGCAGAGAGTGATGGCCGAGAATCGCAAGATCGTCGGCGGCGACTCGCGCCAGCTGATCTACACGCAGATGGGCGAGGTCGGGCGCGGCACTTCCGCTACACCGCCGTTGCGCCCGGAGGTGCTGGCACCGTCCGTGGTCACCCCTGAACCGGCCAGTTCGTCCCGCAGCGGTCGCGCATCGCGCCCGGCGGGCCGTGAGGAGGCGCGCCGATGA
- a CDS encoding tetratricopeptide repeat protein produces MKTRHPVPVLALSTLLIPVLLLSGCDRTAAPAGAAVSPPEAALMTTLLDGLGNYSFPVESSHPEVQRWFDQGLNLAYGFNHDAAERAFVRATELDPACAMCWWGAAWVLGPHVNAGMDPDNNAKAWERLQKAVALAPQADERSRAFIEALSARYAADPPEDRTPLDEAWAEATRALAAARPDDLDAAAIHAEALMDLQPWAYYDEQLRPTGHTSEIVDTLESVIERNPDHPGALHLYIHAVEASAAPERGAAAADRLRDLVPGSGHLVHMPAHIYARVGRWHDAVIANQRAIEADDAYLAVCGTNASGVYPLGYVPHNHHFLWFAASMEGASAIAREAADSTAERITQSGLMREPGFEGMQHYWLTPLFDHVRFGRWEAIRAFENPAPTCPMSPRSGTTRRARPPHAKAATTMRVRTWRACSRWPPTR; encoded by the coding sequence GTGAAGACGCGCCACCCCGTCCCCGTCCTTGCCCTGTCCACCTTGCTGATCCCGGTCCTGCTGCTGTCGGGCTGCGACAGGACGGCCGCGCCCGCGGGCGCCGCGGTATCCCCGCCGGAAGCGGCACTGATGACCACTCTGCTCGACGGCCTCGGGAACTACAGTTTCCCGGTCGAAAGCAGCCATCCCGAGGTCCAGCGCTGGTTCGACCAGGGTCTGAACCTGGCCTATGGCTTCAACCACGACGCCGCCGAGCGCGCTTTCGTTCGCGCCACCGAGCTCGATCCGGCTTGTGCGATGTGCTGGTGGGGCGCGGCCTGGGTGCTCGGCCCGCACGTCAACGCCGGCATGGATCCGGACAACAACGCCAAGGCCTGGGAGCGACTGCAGAAAGCCGTCGCCCTGGCGCCACAGGCCGATGAACGCTCGCGGGCCTTCATCGAGGCATTGAGCGCGCGCTACGCCGCCGATCCGCCCGAGGACCGCACCCCGCTCGACGAGGCCTGGGCCGAAGCCACGCGCGCATTGGCCGCCGCACGCCCCGACGATCTCGACGCCGCCGCGATCCACGCCGAGGCACTGATGGACCTGCAGCCATGGGCGTACTACGACGAGCAGCTCCGTCCCACCGGTCACACCAGCGAAATCGTCGACACGCTGGAATCGGTGATCGAGCGCAACCCCGATCACCCCGGCGCGCTGCACCTGTACATCCATGCAGTCGAAGCCTCCGCCGCGCCCGAACGTGGCGCTGCCGCCGCCGACCGCCTGCGCGACCTGGTGCCCGGCTCCGGCCACCTTGTGCACATGCCCGCGCACATCTACGCCCGGGTCGGCCGCTGGCACGACGCGGTCATCGCCAACCAGCGCGCGATCGAAGCCGACGATGCCTATCTCGCCGTCTGCGGTACCAACGCCAGCGGCGTCTACCCGCTCGGTTACGTGCCCCACAACCATCACTTCCTGTGGTTCGCCGCGAGCATGGAAGGTGCCAGCGCCATCGCCCGCGAGGCCGCGGATTCCACCGCCGAACGCATCACCCAATCCGGGTTGATGCGCGAACCCGGCTTCGAGGGCATGCAGCACTACTGGCTGACGCCGCTGTTCGACCACGTACGCTTCGGCCGCTGGGAGGCGATCCGCGCATTCGAGAACCCGGCCCCGACCTGCCCTATGTCACCGCGATCTGGCACTACGCGCAGGGCACGGCCGCCGCACGCGAAGGCCGCGACGACGATGCGCGTGCGCACCTGGCGAGCCTGCAGCCGTTGGCCGCCGACCCGGTGA
- a CDS encoding adenylosuccinate synthase, with amino-acid sequence MGQSVVVLGAQWGDEGKGKIVDLLTEEIGAVVRFQGGHNAGHTLVIGGKKTVLHLIPSGILREGVQCLIGNGVVLSPAALRKEIDELEATGIDVRSRLKISPATPLIMPYHIALDQAREKAAGGKAIGTTGRGIGPAYEDKVARRGIRVADLHYPDQLAEKLRSALDYHNFVLTKYLGVEAVDFQKTLDEALEFGEYVEPMKTDVAGILHELRKQGKRVLFEGAQGSLLDIDHGTYPYVTSSNTTVGGALAGAGVGADAIDYVLGICKAYATRVGGGPFPTELHDEIGQGIRDRGQEYGATTGRPRRCGWIDIVALKRAVAINGITGLCITKLDVLDGMETLKICIAYEYRGKRTEYAPLDAAGWDECTPVYLEFPGWDENTHGITEWDKLPPAARAYLRALEELAGCPLAIVSTGPDRDHTMVLQDPFA; translated from the coding sequence ATGGGTCAGTCAGTCGTCGTTCTCGGCGCCCAGTGGGGCGATGAAGGCAAGGGCAAGATCGTCGATCTGCTGACCGAGGAGATCGGTGCCGTCGTCCGCTTCCAGGGTGGACACAATGCCGGCCATACCCTGGTGATCGGTGGCAAGAAGACCGTCCTCCACCTGATTCCGTCGGGCATCCTGCGCGAAGGCGTGCAATGCCTGATCGGCAACGGCGTGGTGCTGAGCCCGGCGGCGTTGCGCAAGGAGATCGACGAGCTCGAGGCCACCGGCATCGACGTGCGTTCGCGGCTGAAGATCAGCCCCGCGACGCCGCTGATCATGCCGTACCACATCGCCCTCGACCAGGCGCGCGAGAAGGCCGCCGGCGGCAAGGCGATCGGCACCACCGGCCGCGGCATCGGTCCGGCTTACGAAGACAAGGTGGCCCGTCGCGGCATTCGCGTCGCCGACCTGCATTACCCCGACCAACTGGCCGAGAAACTGCGCAGCGCGCTCGATTACCACAACTTCGTGCTGACGAAGTACCTCGGCGTGGAGGCGGTCGATTTCCAGAAGACGCTGGATGAGGCGCTGGAGTTCGGCGAGTACGTGGAGCCGATGAAGACCGACGTCGCCGGGATCCTTCATGAGCTGCGCAAGCAGGGCAAGCGGGTGCTGTTCGAGGGCGCGCAGGGCTCGCTGCTCGACATCGACCACGGCACCTATCCATACGTCACCTCGTCCAACACCACCGTCGGCGGCGCGCTGGCCGGCGCCGGCGTCGGTGCCGATGCGATCGACTACGTGCTTGGCATCTGCAAGGCCTACGCGACCCGCGTCGGCGGTGGGCCGTTCCCGACCGAGTTGCACGACGAGATCGGCCAGGGCATCCGCGACCGCGGCCAGGAGTATGGCGCCACCACAGGGCGCCCGCGTCGCTGCGGCTGGATCGACATCGTCGCGCTCAAGCGCGCGGTCGCGATCAACGGCATCACCGGCCTGTGCATCACCAAGCTCGACGTGCTCGACGGCATGGAGACCTTGAAGATCTGCATCGCCTACGAGTACCGCGGCAAGCGCACCGAGTACGCCCCGCTCGACGCCGCCGGCTGGGACGAGTGCACCCCGGTGTACCTGGAGTTCCCGGGTTGGGACGAGAACACCCACGGCATCACCGAGTGGGACAAGCTGCCGCCCGCCGCCCGCGCCTACCTGCGCGCGCTGGAGGAATTGGCCGGCTGCCCGCTGGCGATCGTCTCCACCGGCCCCGACCGCGACCACACCATGGTCCTGCAGGATCCGTTCGCCTGA
- a CDS encoding fasciclin domain-containing protein, with product MNTSSQSSPSSTTNLLDTAAANGSFKTFGKAIEQAGMKDTLNGAGPYTLFVPTDAAFDKLPSGKLDSLMKPENKAELASLLNYHVVNGRKSVADIGKWESARTVNGQAAPVKVHGDKLSIDGAEITLADIASSNGVIHGIDKVNIPSTR from the coding sequence ATGAACACTTCATCCCAGTCGTCCCCCTCCAGCACCACGAACCTCCTCGACACCGCAGCAGCCAACGGGTCGTTCAAGACCTTCGGCAAGGCCATCGAGCAGGCCGGCATGAAGGACACGCTCAACGGCGCCGGTCCTTACACGTTGTTCGTGCCGACCGATGCCGCCTTCGACAAGTTGCCATCAGGCAAGCTCGACAGCCTGATGAAGCCGGAGAACAAGGCCGAACTCGCCTCGTTGCTCAACTACCACGTCGTCAACGGACGCAAGAGCGTCGCCGACATCGGCAAGTGGGAATCGGCCCGCACGGTCAATGGCCAGGCAGCGCCGGTCAAGGTGCACGGTGACAAGCTGAGCATCGACGGTGCGGAGATCACCCTCGCCGATATCGCGTCGAGCAACGGCGTGATCCATGGCATCGACAAGGTCAACATCCCGTCCACCCGATAA